A window from Purpureocillium takamizusanense chromosome 3, complete sequence encodes these proteins:
- a CDS encoding uncharacterized protein (COG:S~EggNog:ENOG503P5RG), translating into MPRSPGDSDSQHKPAKRKRNRAVSTLTPAQLERKRANDRETQRAIRARTRDYITYLEQEVEKLKIQEACSKTRDDAATVQQLVQKNKALQEEIARLRQELCSASVTPTTLAFPPQSVEHASVAVASVGGSPLSAFTSNGPDWEDGLVARPGSVPTWGPMHASLSSCSLAPPPPAPSTAAPSNRSGGGGGGVGGGGGGGHGVGGGSSGLGVQQAGPSRQYVSLPTCSNCNRCVSGVQVLQAPVTASLHVGTGPFPPAETVICEDCLHVLHNQGGLGSFNVVRRGI; encoded by the exons ATGCCGCGGAGCCCAGGCGACAGTGACAGTCAACATAAGCCGGCAAAGAGAAAGA GGAACCGAGCGGTCTCAACTTTGACGCCCGCGCAGCTCGAGAGGAAGAGAGCCAACGACCGCGAGACGCAGAGGGCGAtccgggcgaggacgagggacTACATCACCTATCTCGAGCAGGaggtcgagaagctcaagaTCCAGGAGGCGTGTAGCAAGAcacgcgacgacgccgcgacggtgcagcagctggtCCAGAAGAACAAGGCCTTGCAGGAGGAGATCGCCCGGTTACGACAGGAGCTCTGCTCGGCGAgcgtgacgccgacgacgctcgcgTTTCCGCCGCAGTCGGTCGAGCATGCCTCAGTAGCGGTGGCGAGCGTCGGCGGCTCACCCCTGAGCGCCTTTACCAGCAACGGCCCTGACTGGGAGGACGGCCTCGTGGCTCGGCCAGGGAGCGTCCCCACGTGGGGTCCCATGCATGCCTCGCTGTCTTCATGTTCgctggcaccaccaccgccggccccgtcgacggctgCCCCCAGCAATAGaagcggaggcggcgggggaggagtaggaggaggaggaggaggaggacatggagtgggcggcggcagcagtggcctcggcgtccagCAGGCCGGGCCGAGCCGTCAGTACGTCAGCCTGCCTACCTGCAGCAACTGCAACCGGTGTGTTTCGGGTGTGCAAGTCCTCCAAGCTCCCGTGACCGCCTCGCTCCATGTCGGCACGGGCCCCTTTCCACCAGCGGAGACTGTCATCTGCGAGGACTGCCTGCACGTTCTTCACAACCAAGGGGGACTAGGGTCTTTTAATGTCGTTAGGCGGGGTATCTGA
- the AYR1_1 gene encoding Acylglycerone-phosphate reductase (EggNog:ENOG503P15W~COG:Q~TransMembrane:1 (n7-15c24/25o259-280i)): protein MPAGRKTFVLITGCSPGGIGSALALEFHKRGCHVIATARNVSVLKSMAEMGMSAIQLDVTDTASIAACKEEVARITNGKLDILINNAGRTHTHPALDMDLDDVRATYEANVFGPMLTCQAFISLLIAARGLIINISSVSTVVPYLFGAIYSSTKGAINVYSRALRLELLPFNVRVMVAMTGTVKSNITSHFDRVLPPDSLYKPVDDMFKKRLTFSQTNATMPTDVYARKLVTAALKGEGWFGGRFGGTRNEFWAGGRSMIGWIATLLPGWLSDLLTARFFDMELMSRRIHAAARAKKD from the exons ATGCCAGCCGGACGAAAGACGTTTGTCCTCATCACGGG ATGCTCGCCTGGAGGCATCGGTAGTGCCTTGGCTCTAGAGTTTCACAAGAGAG GCTGCCATGTCATCGCCACGGCCCGCAATGTGAGCGTCCTCAAGTCCATGGCCGAGATGGGCATGAGCGCCATCCAGCTCGACGTCACAGACACGGCCAGCATCGCAGCCTGCAAGGAGGAAGTGGCCAGGATCACGAATGGGAAGCTTGACATTCTTATCAACAACGC TGGCCGCACGCACACCCATCCCGCTCTCGATatggacctcgacgacgtaCGCGCCACGTACGAGGCCAACGTCTTTGGCCCTATGCTCACCTGCCAGGCGTTCATCAGCCTGCTCATCGCCGCGCGGGgtctcatcatcaacatctCATCCGTGTCCACTGTCGTTCCATACCTCTTTGGAGCCATCTACTCGTCCACCAAAGGCGCAATCAATGTCTACTCACGCGCTTTGCGCCTGGAGTTGCTCCCCTTCAACGTCCGCGTCATGGTCGCCATGACGGGCACTGTCAAGAGTAACATTACGAGCCACTTTGACCGCGTGTTGCCCCCGGACTCGCTGTacaagcccgtcgacgacatgttcAAGAAGAGGTTGACGTTCAGCCAGACCAACGCCACCATGCCTACAGACGTGTACGCCCGGAAGCTCGTCACCGCTGCCCTCAAGGGCGAGGGCTGGTTCGGCGGCCGGTTCGGCGGCACGCGCAACGAATTCTGGGCTGGAGGAAGGTCGATGATCGGGTGGATTGCGACTCTCCTGCCCGGTTGGCTGAGCGATCTCCTGACGGCGCGATTTTTCGATATGGAGTTGATGTCCCGGAGAATCCATGCGGCCGCTCGAGCTAAGAAAGACTAG
- a CDS encoding uncharacterized protein (SECRETED:SignalP(1-20~SECRETED:cutsite=AVA-LD~SECRETED:prob=0.4458)~EggNog:ENOG503PENV~TransMembrane:1 (n9-16c20/21o164-186i)), translating into MVRIRWRDTLPLLAASSAVALDSDFSFYPKNAQPCLNSAASKSKCSGSDAVELNTCFCGNEGDFIINTARCLGKDDKDDVQSVYKIMLQACTDSHTPMSVSQSDFIQAANGQDSITTTITTMPTYTPTDGSQTVTVTPTATGTDGSNGSGNSGGGDRLSSGATIGIAVGASLAGMAALGGFGYLFLRRRRRGNVEESRPMLVPPEYYHHMTGTATTTTYPPTDPSIDFGRLSAITESKSAAWPPSPGSASHPSPGTYPSPFTPSPPPPLPPPPPDGIASQEPSPAGLEIFEMDATSVPKTSGSPGKPDTQSGI; encoded by the coding sequence ATGGTGCGAATTCGCTGGCGGGATACCCtcccgctgctcgccgcctcgtctGCGGTCGCCCTCGATTCCGACTTCTCCTTCTATCCAAAGAACGCGCAACCATGCCTCAACAGCGCGGCCAGCAAGTCCAAATGTTCCGGCTCGGATGCCGTGGAGCTCAACACCTGCTTTTGCGGTAACGAGGGCGACTTCATCATAAACACGGCCAGGTGTCTCGGGAAGGACGACAAGGATGATGTGCAGAGCGTGTACAAGATAATGTTGCAGGCCTGCACGGATTCTCACACGCCCATGAGCGTAAGCCAGAGCGACTTCATCCAGGCCGCCAACGGCCAGGACTCAATAACAACGACTATtacgacgatgccgacatATACGCCAACGGACGGCAGCCAGACAGTGACGGTCACGCCTACTGCTACAGGGACCGATGGAAGCAACGGTAGTGGGAacagcggcgggggcgacCGCCTGTCAAGTGGCGCAACGATTGGCATCGCAGTCGGCGCTTCgctggcgggcatggcggcacTCGGCGGCTTTGGATACTTGTTCCTCCGGCGACGCAGGCGTGGTAACGTCGAGGAGTCACGGCCGATGCTCGTGCCGCCCGAATACTACCACCACATGAcagggacggcgacgacgacaacataCCCACCGACGGATCCTTCAATCGACTTCGGAAGGCTCAGCGCCATCACCGAGTCCAAATCTGCGGCGTGGCCTCCCTCCCCGGGCTCCGCGTCGCACCCTAGCCCCGGGACGTATCCCTCTCCCTtcacgccctcgccaccgccgccgctgccgccaccgccaccggaCGGCATCGCGTCCCAGGAGCCGTCGCCTGCCGGACTGGAGATATTTGAAATGGATGCAACGAGCGTTCCCAAGACCAGCGGTTCTCCAGGGAAGCCGGACACGCAGTCTGGGATATGA
- the REI1 gene encoding pre-60S factor rei1 (COG:S~EggNog:ENOG503NX8I) yields the protein MASASAGAGVSGTAASHPYTCNTCQVAYRNIDLQKTHMKSDWHRYNLKRRVASLPPISSEIFTEKVLQARATSTAEAEKAYFERACAACNKTYYSENAYQNHLLSQKHKQNLSTAGHRRADDETTSVVSSTFSLGEPTGPSREEFDSDAEDEFNQVIESLQKATVSGQRPSPVKRPSNPRPVGADADKNGAADDEGSTTTGGAEPAWTANSCIFCNYNSPSVELNATHMERFHGMFIPEKPYLANLEGLVKHLQRQVAEYHECLSCGKIKTTIFGVQTHMRDKGHCKIPYTSEEEQLRIGDFYDFRSTYSDGEDDEESDDEVAEGEAGGAKLGPKRRAKIVNADGEEIGEDEDAEGWETDSSVSSLDSADLTAVPAEGHIHQFERLSKHPHHSRHDPRNRHQVDGWHSRAHKHTHAVFYDDYELHLPSGKSVGHRSLNKYYRQNLNNYPTPEERAERLAIEQAAGSGDEQEDGRSNADRTVAVRGRGREVAPRGTLGMVGVSDEKKREARKIQQRGRDAQKQRTKAEEWSYGKRANNQKTYYYRYDGGG from the exons atggcgagcgccagcgccggggCCGGCGTGTCCGGCACCGCGGCATCGCACCCGTACACATGCAACACGTGCCAGGTTGCCTATCGCAATATTGATCTACAGAAGACACATATGAAAAGTGACTGGCA CCGATATAACCTCAAGCGCCGAGTGGCCTCGCTGCCTCCCATCTCCTCAGAAATTTTCACGGAAAAGGTTCTCCAGGCTCGGGCTACATCGACCGCCGAAGCGGAAAAGGCCTACTTCGAAAGGGCATGCGCGGCGTGCAACAAGACGTACTACAGCGAGAATGCGTACCAAAACCACTTGCTCAGTCAGAAGCACAAGCAAAACCTGTCAACCGCGGGCCATCGCCGTGCCGATGACGAGACGACGTCCGTCGTCAGCTCTACATTCTCACTCGGGGAGCCGACTGGACCGTCCCGAGAGGAGTTTGACAGCGATGCTGAGGATGAATTCAATCAGGTGATTGAGAGCCTTCAAAAGGCCACGGTCTCGGGACAGCGGCCATCCCCGGTAAAACGCCCGTCCAACCCGCGACCCGTCGGTGCGGACGCGGACAAGAACGGCGCTGCCGATGATGAaggttcgacgacgactggtGGCGCTGAGCCCGCATGGACGGCCAACTCTTGTATTTTCTGTAACTACAATTCCCCCTCAGTGGAGCTGAACGCCACGCACATGGAGCGATTCCACGGCATGTTTATTCCCGAAAAGCCATATCTCGCCAACCTGGAGGGCCTCGTCAAGCACTTGCAGCGCCAAGTTGCCGAATACCACGAGTGTCTGAGTTGCGGAAAGATCAAGACGACAATATTTGGTGTGCAGACGCACATGCGCGACAAGGGCCACTGCAAGATTCCCTACAcgtcggaggaggagcagctgcgaATCGGCGATTTCTACGACTTCAGGAGCACTTACTCGGATGGtgaagacgatgaggagTCTGATGACGAGGTCGCAGAGGGTGAGGCTGGTGGAGCCAAACTGGGACCGAAACGACGAGCCAAGATTGTCAATGCTGATGGTGAGGAAATTGgtgaggacgaagacgctGAGGGCTGGGAGACGGATAGCTCGGTCTCGTCGCTGGACTCTGCCGACCTTACGGCTGTCCCCGCCGAGGGCCACATCCACCAGTTTGAGCGCCTCAGCAAGCACCCGCACCACTCCCGCCACGACCCTCGGAACCGTCACCAGGTCGACGGCTGGCACTCGAGAGCGCACAAGCATACGCACGCCGTCTTTTACGACGACTACGAGCTGCACCTGCCGTCAGGGAAGTCGGTCGGCCACCGATCTCTCAACAAGTACTACCGACAGAACCTGAACAACTATCCGACACCAGAGGAACGCGCCGAGCGCTTGGCTATTGAACAAGCAGCAGGCTCGGGAGACGAGCAGGAGGATGGTCGGAGCAATGCCGATAGGACAGTTGCTGTGCGGGGCCGTGGCAGGGAGGTGGCGCCGCGAGGGACGCTGGGCATGGTGGGCGTGTcggacgagaagaagcgcgagGCGCGGAAGATtcagcagcgcggccgcgacgcgcagAAGCAGCGGACCAAGGCGGAAGAGTGGTCGTATGGCAAGCGGGCCAACAACCAGAAGACATACTACTACCGCTACGATGGCGGTGGTTAG